The Onychomys torridus chromosome X, mOncTor1.1, whole genome shotgun sequence genomic interval TCGCTCAGGAGCAACAGGTTATTGAGTGAAGGTCACAGTGTCAGGAGCTGACTGCTTCCCTAACCTTTGTTGGCTATGGAGACCCCCAAGTGAGGGAGTCCCTGCAGGTGTCAGACAGGGAAGTGAACTGTGTGAAGAGATGCACAGATTGACTTCGTCAGCCTGGATCAGACTTCGGGGAGTCTAATGCCGGGCagttcattgtcagcatatttaaaacacaggaCAATTTGGGAAAAGGTTTCCGGACAACAATCAGTCCAATTCCAGCTGCACCGTAAAGCTTAAGTTGTGACCACATAGAAACTCCTTTACAAAGTACCTGTGACCACGAGGGTGGGCTCTGTAGCTGAAAGGCATAGAATCTAGTGGGGTCTCTGACCAACAGCATAGAAAGCATCAGgccataaagtacatgtgacctctcccctaaggatgggtaACGTCTAGGGAGGGAAGTGTCTTGGGATAATCATTCTGGGGAATTTGGGTGAGGTCTGTTTCTATAGCAAAAGTGGGTGAAGTGAGGTCTGCCTCCATGGATAGCAAAAAGGTCACCAGGTCCTTAACAAAATCCACTCTCGGCTTTCTGGGTGGAATGCAGGTGTTTGATGTGTCTCCACTGAGGAGACACCCCTGCCCAATCAACATTCTTGGTTCTCCTAGTGCTTCTccgtgagcacaaggacctctgtgccccCAACACTCAAGGCCAATCAAATAATTCAGGCTATTGTAATTCTTGACACTGCTGATGTTTGTCTATCAGAACTCTgtggtaagatcctattgctgagaCACTGAGTACTTGGTTGTGGGCCATGGAAAGCAGAGCTGGGACTGAGCAAGAAGCTTtctccctgctagctagcttttCCAGTATTAGGAGGTGTTATTCAAGCTGTTAGGGGATAACAATCATCAATAAATAGTTCGCCTTAGCTGTGGGTCCTATGTACTTACTACACTAGCAACATACCAGAAAAGATGCTTCTGGTGGTACAGTAGTGGCAGGGACTAATATGGGTTCAACCAAttgctttctgattgaatttaagtgAGAGAATTCCTTCCCATCAGGTCCTGTAAGCCCCGTCAGAAGGCTGGGGAGGTCTCAGGCTCTAGTAGGGGGGCTACTGCTGTTTTACTAAATGGGCATGATATGCCTGTCAAAttgcatttttgtatttttgagctgaggatcgaacccagggtcttgcacttgctaggcaagcactgtaccactgagctaaatccccaacccaaattgcGTTTTTTATGCCTATAGATTATTGCAGCTGTCAGCTTTAGTTGGGGAAGATTTTGGCAGTGGGCTCTACTTACCGAAGTTCCTCATAACTTATCAAAGTATATAAAGTAAGTGGCTTTGGAATGCTCAACCCTACGTGGCACATCTGTAGCATAccttccaaggctcaggaaacatgggcaggaagaggaggcagaaggaatgtgagagccagaggaagaggTAGAGTTGTGAAACACCATCCTCCTGGCCTAATATGGCCATTGCTCTCTGGAACTCTAAGCAGCTATGATTACCCTGCTGGAGACTTGCCATAAATTGGCCAATCAGCAGCCTATCATAGAAGGGGGAGGGGCTCAAGAGGTCCTGTTTTAGTTAAATTCCTAtttttgtgataaacaccataaccaaaagcaacttggggaagaaagagtttatttgagcttacGGTTGTAGTCTAttataaacagaagtcagggcaggaactcaaggcaggaacctagaggcaggaactgatgcagaggtcatggaggtaTGCTGTCCTGGCTTGTTCCTCTTGAATGGCTCGGCTTGCTTTCTTACATGCATGCCCCAGAACCAcctacccaggggtggcactacccacaataggctgaaccctcccacatcagtcattaaaaaaatgcccacaaaaaaaaagaaaagaaaatgcccacaggccaatatttttttcttttgtacagaagtcaatattttatttctcttataatCAAtgtcaccaggcatggtggcacactttaattccagcacttgagaggcaaaggcaagtggatctctgtgagtttgaggccagcctagtctacagagtgagttccaggacagccaagactacagagaaaccctgtcttgaaaaaaaaaaaaccaaaaaattatatatatatatatatatatatatatatatatataaaatatctacaTTGAGGAActattctttgttatttttgaaattgtgatGTAATTATACcattccccttttcctttcttccctctaaaacCCATCCCATATACCCCCTACCTTaccctctctcaaattcatgaactcTTAAAAAACGTTGTTGTTGTTAGGAGAATGATTTgggagatggtgtgtgtgtatgtgtgtgtgtgtgtgtgtgtgtgtgtgtgtgtgtgtgtgttcctaatatataaatacaatctgctgtATTTAGTACGTACattagtgtatatatgtatagactgtatttatatatttaggactATATAAGGACATATAAATATATcctaatatatgtgtatattatatataggaTACATATATTTAGGATAACCAACTGGGGGCTTCCCCTTTCCATTTTAGGTTGTCTATTGGTGTTGGcatttttctgttcttatttaggcagtcatgttgatgagacttcatgggcgtagcttctctgacattctaggagacacaatctcccagaagacttcctggtcctctggctcttacactttctaTCCCCTTTTCTGCAATGagccctgagccttaggtgcaggcgTTGGTTGTAGATGGACCAGTTGGGGCTGGGCAGCCCACAGTCACTTGTCTTCTGCATTTGGATTGCTTTGGGTtgtctcttgttttcttctgttacCAGGAGATGTTTCTCTGGTGAGGGCTGCAACCTATACTTATCTGTGTgcataagaataaatatttagaatatagctAGGAGTTATGCTACTTTCACAAAGTGGCAGTTGTAGTTTATCCTCTAAGATCTATGACTTGGATCCTTGGGtatttggctaggtttccagtgtCAGACATGATTGTTCTCTTGTTGAGAGGGCctgaagtccaattagagagctgttggccACTGGCAAGGTATGAATGGCATTGTGGCACCCTTTACGGTTATCATACTCCGTTGATCTTGTGGTTCATAGACATtgtagctgggtaggactattagttgcttccctcctttggagacctgcatggtgtcttcagcaccAGGGAACTTTCATCTCTGGGAGATGACCGAGGTCAACAACAATAGGCTACAGTTTGGGGACTCTCTTGCACAACCCTGACCAACATCTCAAAAGGGGAGTTTTAATTGTTAAGTAGTCTGTGGGTCTCAGGGTGATCATTGCCAGCACAAAGGgacatttttcatttaaactcTCTATGTATGTACACAGACAGACTTGCCTGTGTTAATATGTATTATTAACTAGATGGTTAACATTATGATTCCTTACGACTTTTCCAGATATCCTTAATGTTACTTTACTCTCCTCCATCATTTTTCTATATCTGTCTCCCCCCTCTTTCCCATTTCCTCATTCATATCACTTGTACTCTGTTGCTACCCCAGACCCCCATACTCTCCCTTTACTTCCTGGCTTCGGCACTTACTCCGGCTTATATGTTCACATCTGAAGACTTGGAGCTAGGAACCGCAAAGGAGAGGAAACAtgcagtgtctgtctttctgcatctgggttacctcactcaatatgatcttttctggTTTCATACCTTTATCTGCTAAGATCTTTATTTCATTTcgtttacagctgaatagtattccgtggtttatatgtaccacaattttttttatataccacatttttattatccgtTAGTCAGTTGAAAGATATTTAGGTTGTGCCGggtggtggaggtgcacacctttaatcccagcactcgggaggcagaggcaggtggatatctgtgagttcgaggccagcctggtctacagaacgagttccaggacagccaggaacacacagagaaacctgccttgaaaaacaattaaaaaagatatttaaattgtttcattttcctaGATATTGTGAAGAGTTCAGCAATGAACGtgactgagcaagtatctgtgaagtagaatgttgagtcctttgggcatatgccaacgAAGGGTATTATTTATATAGTATATTCAtaccacatatttatttttagctttttaaaaaatatataatttatttttattttatgtgcattggtattttgcctgcatgcatgtctatgtgagggtgtcagaaaccctggaactggagttataggcaggtgtgagctgccatgtgggtgctgggaattgaaccattTTTGCATCTCTGGTATAaaaccaacttgatcatggtggataatcttttttatgtatatttgtatttagtttgcaagtattttttagcatactttctatttaaaaatttttttattcattttacataccaaccacagatccccctctcatccctcctcctgcttccccaacccccacctaACCCCCCCAAACCCACTCCTCATCCCTTTccccaacagggtaagttctcccttgtggggacagcaaagcctggtacattcagttggggcaggacccagcccctcccctctgcctcaagggtgagcaaggtgtcccaccataggtaacaggatccagaaagccagctcatgaacgagagatagatcctgatcatactatactgccaggggaccctcaGACAGACCCAGCTACccactgtctcctgtatgcagagggtctagtccagtcccatgcagcttccacagctgtcggtttaaagtttgtgagttccttggAGCTTGACTCAGTTGTCTCTGtaaatttccccatcatgaccttgacgcCCCCCCCTCCTTGCTtatgtaatccctcttccctctctttgactggactcccggaGCAcagtctggtgcttggctgtagatttctgcatctgcttccatcagttactggatgaaggctctcttggtccaattggagctggcctttgcaagtattttattgaggattttatGTCTATGCTTCATCAAGGATATTggtctatagttttctttttctgttgtgtctttaccttgtttgaagaaaaatagccCCCCatgggagtagcactattaggaggtgtggccttatttgagtaggtgtggccttgttggaggaagagcatctctgtagaggtgggctttgaggtcttatatatgctcaagccacacccagtgtctcagtttactaCCTGTTGTCTGCAAATCAAgagtaggactctcagctcttttTCCAGTACCATctctgtctgcacaccaccatggtatttttcacaggaatagaaatacTAAGACAATGTTCTGCCTAAAACAACTCCTGGGCCACCATCCCATGACAAATAGTgggacttggggctggagagatggctcctttgTCAGCTTTCTCCTCCACATTCCCTCCTGATTGCTTCAGCACTTTCTGATCCTAACTTGTCACTCAGGCCTCTACTACCTCTGAAAGATTGTTAAGTCCCAAGGCTCAGCAAAGCTCTTAACACCCCATACCCTCCCAAGGTCCCCAAAGAAATGACTTCTTACCTGTCATCAAACCCTACTTTTTTTTATTCTCAGTCCTTTTAGTAATGTCCATCACTGTCTTTCAGTCTGTACTGTTCATGGGAACCTCAGCAAGGAATTATCCAGTGTCTAATGACTCACATGAGCCGGTCCATCAGGGACTGGTTGCATTTGAACTTTCTTTCTCCGACAATAGTTATGTTGTTTCTTTGCTTCCCTGGTACTCACACTGAAGCTCATCTGCCCTTGTGTCCCATAGCCTCTCTAGACAGACTGTGAAAGGATCCTTCAGATCTTGTTTAAAAGTCTTTCCcatgccaagcatggtggcacacactgttaatccagcacttgggaggcagaggcaggcagatctctgtgagtttgaggccagcctggtttaaataacaagtttcaggccagccagtgcAACATggtgatactctgtctcaaaagcaaacaaacaaaaatctttcctAATTCAAGTAGTTCAGAGGCAGAGTTTGGTTTCATGTACCAGCCATTGTTAAGGCCTCTATGTGCACGCTGAATCAGGAATTTCCCTTCCTCTTTATTGGAGGTCACACCTGAAGGGTGTCTTCTAATAATTGGACCTCACTTTTTCCCTCCACACAGTTCAGTTCCTCTTATGagtttcaagattttttttaaaatttgtgggtctggagagatggctgggctggagagatggctcagtggttaagagcactggctgctcttccagaggacccgggttcaattcccagcacaaccatctgtaatgagatttggtatCCTCCTCTGGCTTATAGGTATATATgccagaatactgtatacataataaataaataaaatctttaaaaattgtgtgtgtgtgtatgtaacaactttttttttttcaggagtcagttctttggTTCCACTGTGGCTTCTGTAGATCAAACTTAGGTGGTCAGACCTGAATGGCATTTTTTACCctagtgtgtgtacatgtgagtatatgtgtgatATGTGAGTGCATGTTTATGTGGAGAGAGGGTGTGCGTGCCACAGTGCGTACGTCAAGGTCAGAAGAACAACCTTTGGGTGTTGGTCCTCACTTTCCTACTTTATTTGAGATGAGAGCTCATCACTGCTTGTTAGCCAGGTGAAGTTGGGTTTCTGGAGATTTTCCTGGTGGAGACAACACAGGGATTCCAAACTCATGTGCTACCCTGCCCTGTTTTTACGTGAGTCCTGAGGATCTGCACTTAGCTTGGCAGACTTGTGTGGCGAGTGCTTTCAcctgctgagtcttctctccagcctagGAACGGCTTTTCAGTGCACTCCTCCCTACGCTTTCCCGGCTGTAAGAAATTACAAGATAACACCTCTATTTCATTATTCTTATTTCCACCTTTCTCCCAAGTTAGAGACTAATGTGCAGGAAAGATGGCACCCACATATCCCTTGCTCAATGTAATTCCTCCTTCCTCAGGCAAGTTTCCTCCAGGCAGCCAGCTCAGCCTCAGTTGCATGTCTTGTCAGCCATAGCAGGAGTTCTGCAGGCTTCTCACACTCCTGACCCACCCATCTCTGCTACTCTCGGGGTTGTAGTATAGTCTTTATTCGTCAACTATATCCAGGCCATCAGCATACTTATGTGGTAGGCCACATTGATCAGGGAGACACACTATCTCATCCTCAGGGAAGAAGATGGTCACCCAAGACTCTGTGGATGCTCCACTTATCTCTGCTTGGTTACATTTTGTGCCCTTTCTGGAGAGACATAAAAGAAGTGTCTACCCCAAATAGAGAAGGAGCTGACTGACTAAAGAAAGAgtgtcaaggccagcttggtgaATCAATAGGCTTTGGTGAGTACATAGAAGAGCATGGATGACTTACGGGCAGCTACACCACAAAACAGTCCCCCTACACCAGTCAACTTTTCCTCTCACATACATTCGCATTTCTACAAGTActtggagctgaggcaggagggagagaataGGAATTAGAATCTCAGTGAAGGGCCTTAAGAACATTTTgtagccctccctccctctccaagaGGGGCTGTGGTTTACCATAGCTGCTCTGCTTTATAATGGCGATGGTTATGCCAAGCTCAGTGGAAGCAGCTATATTACTTACCCCTATTCCAATCGTACTCATTTTCTATCATTTACTTGAGTAGCAGCCCTGTGTACATAgataggattttgttttgttttgaggcaacgTCTTACATgcagtcctagctggcctggaactttctatgtagaccagactggcttagAACATATGCTCCTGCTTCTACcatccaagtgctaggattacaaaagtgccaccacgcctggctagaTAAGCTTATCTGTTGTTCAACACTGTCTCCCCAGTGCCTGGACCAGGGCCTAGCACACAGTATGTGCTTAAGATAATGCTTCTCCGGTCCACAACGGAGTGGATGTGCAGTGAGGATGgaaggaacagaagcagaagaaactTGCCAGCTgccgtggtggctcacacccgtgaggtggcaaaggcaggaggattgccctgagtttgaagccaatctgactagaagaaaagaaagggcaggAAACGAAAAGAAACAgcgggaagaaagagaagagggagaggaagtgagggtgggaaggaagaggggcGCTAGTTGACCTTATTCTATTTTGGGAGCCGAGCTTCAATGAAGAGCTAAAGAAAGTCCTGGATACTCTGGAGTGAGACCAGAGAAAGAGCTCCAGAGGGAGGTGGTGATGTTTGCTCTGACTCTGGGATGTCTGCTACGATCCGGAGGTTCAGTGAGGCTCACGGGGCGGGGGAAGGAAGCATCTCAAAGCAGCTAGAGAAATGGGGTAATGGATCATAGGCAAGGAGAAATCTGTCAAAGGCCTTGAATCTCAAAAGGATGACCCTGGATTTAATCTCCAAAGACACCAAACTCTACCCCAGACCTCCGAAAATCTCAGAGAACTCATGCCCTAGACAAGCCCCCAGACAGGACTGCAGCGAGAACAATGAGCTCATCCGGAGAGAGGAGTCATTTATTGGAGTAGCTTCAGATGGGGGCTCTCTAGACACCAAAGTTTGCACATAAACCTGTCTTAGGTCCCCCTTTGCAGCAGCGGTGACATACCAAAGTTCTCAGTTCTTGGAGGTCTCTGGGATTTGCAAGAAATGAGGGCTAAGATGACATCTTGTTGGATACAATGGAGGCCAGTGTCAATCATGAGGTGACATAGTTGGATACTTCAATGAGATTTTTGTCAGGATCTCGGAAGTAGATGGACATAATAGGCCCCTTTGCTCCTGTTCTGGAGACTGGGCCCTCCTCAATGGGGACATCAAAAGCCTGAATGAAGTGAGCAGACAAGACAAAAGTCATGTGTCACAGATACGTGAGAACAAAACTTAATTCCTTAAGAATTCCATCTTGTTTCTTCCCTAGCCCGTGCtctagggtttgaactcagggaCTTACACATGCTACAACCACAGGCAAAGTTGAATTCCTACAGTGTCTAGACTGCCTAGTTTTCTGACCTCATCTACTCTACTCAAGATGTATGACCTCAGGCAGAATATGTAATTGCCTCAAACCTCCATTTCCTCAATTTTCAATTTGACAGTGCTAGTGAGCAAGAATTTAAGCACAGGACCTAGATAaagtatatattcattttttctctaaacagtactaggaattgaacccacagCTTCCTGTGGGAccagcaagcattctaccactgagctacattcccagccctatAACTATTGGTTTTAATTGCTCCTCATTTCGCCAAGATaaaatgtttgtttggtttttttgtttttttgtttttgtttttttttgttgttgttttgttttttttttttttgagacagggtttctctgtgtagctttgcacctttcctggaactccctctgtagaccaggttggcctcgaacccacagagatccgcctgcctctgcctccggagtgctgggattaaaggcgtgtgccaccactgcctggaataaaatgagtttttttcttttttctttttttttttgggggggggagctgaggattgaacccagggccttacgctctaccactgagctaaatccccaaccccgagtttTTCTACACTTGGTGGAAATAATCTTATTTCCTCTTtatataaaaagatataaaagagCTTATGTATAATGttctgtgtgtgtccgtgtgtgtgtgtccatgtccgtgtccgtgtctgtgtgtgtccgtgtccgtgtccgtgtccgtgtgtgtgtgtgtgtgtgtgtgtgtgtgtgtgtgtgtgtccatgcatacatgtggaggtcagaggacagtttataGAATCTGTTTTGGCCTACTATCACATGAAGTCTGGGGATTACTCATGCTGTCTGGTTCATGTGCTAAGTACTTCTTTCTACTGAGCCATTGCTGGCCCAGATgtatgtttttggtttgtttttcttttttgagacaggatcttactatgtagccctggctggcctagcacactctgtagcccaggctggcctcgaactcacagagatctacctacatctgcctcctgagtgctgggactaaaggtgtgtatcaccacacaaAGCTTCAATAACAGTTGTTATAAGCATGATAGATTTGTGTTAGTTCTGGAGAATGAAAGCTGGGGCCTTGTGCACGCTGGGCAAGAACTCTGCCTTTGAGCTACACCACCTAATACTTTCCCTCTCAGCACTCAAAGATGACTGTGTTTGTTATGCTTCTACCTGGCATTTTTCTTCTCATGTTTCTACATAACAAAGCATACTGATTTTATAAATATGATCAAGACAGGCtctctcaggctggagagatggctcagaggttcagagcactgactgctcttccagaggtcctgcgttcaattcccagcaaccacatggtggctcacagccatctgtaatgagatctggcgccctcttctggcctgcaggcagacatgctgtatacataataaataaataagtaaatcttaaaaaaaaaaaaaaaagacaggctctctctctgtatacacttggctgtcctagaactcgatctgtagcccaggctggtctcaaactcccagacctgcctctgcctcccaagcgctgggattaaaagcatgtgccacctccACCTAGCTCTGATCATATTTTAATGTGTCTCTTCTTAGACACTAACATGACAAAAGACTGAGTATGTCAGAACATTACTTACAAatattcttctttaaattttataaaatttactgTATCAAAAGACTTGCAATAAAACTTTACACACCAACATTAACCAGACCCAGTTGTTTTTCTACTTCTAATTCTatattggattttgttttgtttcgggTGGTGGATAAGTGTATAAAGTATATTCAATACTGATTTCTGTGTAAACATGTAATGTAAAGCTCCACAGTTCTGAATGCTTATTCTAACTGTATGGATGCTCATGGAGTTGTAATATTTCCTTTTCAAATCAATTTGGTTACATGAAAGTGACATCAATCAAAGGAGGAAGTCAATAACTGTGCAGGCGGGATGTGGATGTGATGGGAGCTGTTGTGTTTGAGCTTTGAGGAAGACCTAGCTCTTGGGTCACACTTCTGTCTGGACAgtatctttttttcccatttatttattttgcatcctggCCAcagtctcccccaccccatccttccctcccagTCCTTCTCCTAGATTCCCCCTCCTAACCCCaatgtcctcctcttcctctccatccagaAGGCACGTATCAACCAAacttggcatatcaagttgcagtgagactaagcaCCCCCCGGGGTGTTAAGAATGGCACTGTACTCACCTTGAGACGCTTCATCACCTCCTCCAAAGGCACTTCTGTGATCAGACAGACATCCAGGGACCCCGGAATGGGGTGAGCTGCTTTGGGATCAAATTCCTTTCCCACCTCATGTAAGTTAAATTTTTGGTCTCCAAAACACAATGCCTTTCGATCTCCCTGTTTAGGCGAGAGAAAACAATGGAGAACTAGGCCGCCAAGATGAGTTTGAACTTACTGCAAAAAGGAGAAAGGGCCGCTACACAGTGGCCCTTGATCCATCCAGCAAACTGCGATTTCAACAAATATGTTTGTGTCAGTCTATGCATGCCTGTGTACACAcgcaaaagaaggcatcagattcctcgGAGCTGGAGTTCAGTGTGCTTGTGAAATGCATGGCTTGTTATTTGGGTCCTAGGATCTGATCTCCATCCATTCTTCATGACTGagtgacaagtgcttttaacctccaagccatctctccagcccagcattcttttgttttgtttttgtttttttgttttctgttttttgagatagggcttctctgtttagcttttggagcctgtcctggaacttactttgtagaccaggctggcctcaaactcacagatattcacctggctctgcctcctgagtgctgggattaaaggcatgcgccaccaccaccaggccagcccaatattctttaaaaaaatttcttttgccagatatggtggcacatacctttaatcccagcactttagaggcagagaccagcagaTCTGTATGAATTCagagccaacctggtctgcatagtgagtcccaggtcatctaggactacatagtaagaccttgtctcaaaaatatttttacacttatttgtgtGGAGGTGGATGCTGTGTGCtatgtgcagaagccagaggactaCTTTCAGGGTCCATCCTGTCCTTCCAcgatgtgggttccagggatgtgATCCAGGTAGTCAGGCTTGTTGGTGAGTACCCTTACCTGTTTAGCTACCTCACCacataccaccatcaccaccattttCTTCAGAGACAAAGTCTTATgtgatccaggctggcctcgaactcactatgtatcagAGGCTGGcattcaactcctgatcctcttgcctccaaatCCATGTGCTTAGATCACAGAAAtataccatcatgcccagcctcttctttctgtgttttatttcatttatttatttaatgtaatgtGTGCGTATgtctgagtgtatatatgtatgtatgtatgcgcaCACCTGTGTGCAGTactcacaaaggccagaagaaagtaCCAATCAAgtacctcctggaactggagtgacaggcagatgTGTGTCCCCAGTGTGAGACCTGGAattggagcctgggtcctctggaagactctcccagcttcctttttctgagacagcatctcacttggtagcctaggctggcctcaaactctcaaactCATTTTTGGGCCTTATGTGCCTGAGTGCTGGCCTTgcaagtgtgcatcaccatgcttgCTTCAGACAGCTGCTTTTAGTGGGGcagctgtgtgtgtttcttgttagAATGTTCATATTGCCAGATGTTTAAAACCCACCCAAGGCACAGATGGCAATGTGTCTACCCGGtatatcttcctccctcccaacctccctcccttcctttcttcctccgttccttccttccttcctccctctctccctccatcccttcattccttccttctgtctctgtctctttccttcctttgggaTTTCACTATGTTGTGTAGATAAACCtgaaactcctgggctcaagtgatcctaCCTCAGTCTACTGCATATCTTCCCccacccttttatttttattttttcctcatgaGAACAACTCAAATTTCTGTACAGCCAATGGCGTGTTTCcaagctttctttaaaaaaaaaaaaaaaaagaacaaaaaacaaaaaaccacctcaAGCTGGTAGTGGAAAcatcctataatcccagcacttaggacgTTGAGTCCTGAGGATAGAAAGTTTGACTTCACCTTGCATTCCCCAGAAAGACCctcactcaaaaacaaaacacaatcaaaaggaaccaaacaaataaatcccACTTCTTCTGTTTCCTGAATTCCTGGTTAAGAGGCCATTGTATAAGAGAAGCCTTATGGGTTGTGCTCAGCTGGTGGGG includes:
- the Glod5 gene encoding LOW QUALITY PROTEIN: glyoxalase domain-containing protein 5 (The sequence of the model RefSeq protein was modified relative to this genomic sequence to represent the inferred CDS: substituted 1 base at 1 genomic stop codon), whose amino-acid sequence is MXLCLPSRLLVRMWGPTPENQLWRNSSQIPSPCLIQRLDHIVMTVKNIEDTIMFYSKILGLEVTTFKGDRKALCFGDQKFNLHEVGKEFDPKAAHPIPGSLDVCLITEVPLEEVMKRLKAFDVPIEEGPVSRTGAKGPIMSIYFRDPDKNLIEVSNYVTS